From a single Ornithodoros turicata isolate Travis chromosome 8, ASM3712646v1, whole genome shotgun sequence genomic region:
- the LOC135367349 gene encoding ras-related GTP-binding protein A-like — protein sequence MQNKTSAMKKKVLLMGKSGSGKTSMRSIIFANYIARDTRRLGATIDVEHSHVRFLGNLVLNLWDCGGQEAFMENYFASQKDTIFRNVEVLIYVFDVESRELEKDLHYYQSCLEAILQNSAGAKIFCLVHKMDLVPEEERDRIFQLRQEDLTRLSKPLECICFRTSIWDETLYKAWSSIVYTLIPNVRQLEANLQQFTDIIDANEVLLFERATFLIISHCQRQEHHDAHRFEKVSNIIKQFKLSCSKLAAQFHSMQVRNGHFAAFIDLFTPNTYIMVVMADPSMPSAATLINIKNARKHFEKLESGRQQTQSGHALRR from the exons ATGCAGAACAAGACAAGCGCAATGAAGAAGAAA GTACTTTTGATGGGGAAAAGTGGGTCGGGGAAGACCAGCATGAGGTCCATCATATTTGCCAACTACATCGCGAGAGATACTCGGAGGCTGGGTGCCACAA TTGATGTGGAACACTCGCACGTGCGGTTCTTGGGGAACCTGGTTCTTAACCTGTGGGACTGTGGAGGCCAGGAGGCTTTCATGGAAAACTATTTTGCCAGCCAGAAGGACACCATCTTCCGCAATGTTGAG GTGTTGATCTATGTGTTTGATGTGGAATCCCGTGAACTGGAAAAGGACCTCCACTATTACCAGTCCTGCCTGGAGGCTATTCTGCAGAACTCTGCAGGGGCCAAAATTTTTTGCCTCGTGCACAAGATGGACCTTGTgccagaagaagaaagagacaGG ATCTTTCAACTGAGACAAGAAGATCTAACCAGGCTCTCGAAACCGTTGGAATGTATTTGCTTCAGGACGTCCATATGGGATGAAACGCTCTACAAG GCGTGGTCGTCTATTGTGTACACACTCATTCCTAACGTACGGCAACTAGAAGCCAACCTGCAACAGTTTACAGACATCATTGATGCAAACGAGGTCCTGCTGTTCGAGAGAGCCACTTTTCTG ATAATCAGTCATTGCCAGCGGCAGGAACACCACGACGCCCACCGTTTTGAGAAGGTCTCCAACATCATCAAACAGTTCAAACTGAGCTGCAGCAAACTGGCCGCCCAGTTCCACAGTATGCAGGTGCGCAACGGGCACTTTGCTGCCTTCATCGACCTCTTCACACCAAATACCTACATCATGGTAGTAATGGCTGATCCAAGCATGC CATCCGCTGCCACCCTGATCAACATCAAGAATGCCCGCAAGCACTTCGAAAAATTGGAAAGTGGTCGACAGCAGACTCAGTCCGGACATGCGCTGCGGAGATAG
- the LOC135367350 gene encoding ADP-ribose pyrophosphatase, mitochondrial-like isoform X2 produces MSMQAAGFKTLAHGLHTKCRNAIYPGTQVMRLAVSDNRVPWSAAWPEYNPPSLSLHKSQPWADMDIGAKDFSPRWNALDGKVDRSSHEGPYEVRGGVPLNPHGRTGLAGRGRLGRWGPNHAADPIVTRWKRDVHGNVVHHDITQLPVLQFVAVARKDCGEWAIPGGMVDPGELASSTLRREFCEESLNSLSLTAQQRQELEQSLTQFFTNGTQVYKGYVDDPRNTDNSWMETIACNFHDEDVTSRLALQAGDDAARVRWTDIEACLPLYASHTELVHRVVQIHAAHW; encoded by the exons ATGAGCATGCAGGCAGCAGGATTTAAAACTCTGGCTCACGGATTGCACACCAAGTGCAGGAATGCAATCTATCCGGGAACACAGGTGATGCGACTTGCCGTATCAGATAACAGGGTCCCTTGGAGTGCAGCGTGGCCAGAATATAACCCCCCTTCTTTGAGCCTTCACAAATCACAGCCCTGGGCTGATATGGATATCGG TGCTAAAGACTTTTCTCCGCGATGGAATGCACTCGACGGCAAAGTGGACCGCAGCAGTCACGAAGGCCCGTACGAGGTCAGAGGTGGGGTCCCTCTGAACCCACACGGGAGGACAGGGCTGGCGGGACGAGGACGGCTCGGTCGATGGGGACCAAATCATGCAGCAGACCCCATCGTCACAAG GTGGAAGAGAGACGTACACGGAAACGTCGTCCACCATGATATCACTCAGCTTCCTGTCCTGCAATTTGTTGCTGTTGCACGCAAAGATTGTGGGGAATGGGCTATCCCAGGG GGTATGGTGGATCCTGGCGAGTTGGCATCTTCTACTCTCAGGAGAGAGTTTTGTGAAGAGTCCCTCAACAGCCTCTCTTTGACAGCCCAACAGAGACAGGAGCTGGAGCAGAGTCTCACTCAATTCTTCACCAATGGCACGCAG GTATACAAAGGTTACGTTGATGATCCGCGCAACACCGACAATTCCTGGATGGAGACGATAGCCTGCAACTTCCACGATGAAGACGTGACGAGCCGACTCGCCCTTCAGGCCGGTGACGATGCGGCCCGAGTCCGGTGGACCGACATCGAGGCCTGCCTTCCACTTTACGCCTCCCACACTGAACTCGTGCACAGGGTCGTGCAGATTCACGCGGCACACTGGTGA
- the LOC135367350 gene encoding ADP-ribose pyrophosphatase, mitochondrial-like isoform X1: MSLSENRTASDASVFIQLVSLLTIMSMQAAGFKTLAHGLHTKCRNAIYPGTQVMRLAVSDNRVPWSAAWPEYNPPSLSLHKSQPWADMDIGAKDFSPRWNALDGKVDRSSHEGPYEVRGGVPLNPHGRTGLAGRGRLGRWGPNHAADPIVTRWKRDVHGNVVHHDITQLPVLQFVAVARKDCGEWAIPGGMVDPGELASSTLRREFCEESLNSLSLTAQQRQELEQSLTQFFTNGTQVYKGYVDDPRNTDNSWMETIACNFHDEDVTSRLALQAGDDAARVRWTDIEACLPLYASHTELVHRVVQIHAAHW, encoded by the exons ATGAGCCTGTCCGAAAACCGTACTGCTTCAGACGCAAGCGTTTTTATTCAGCTAGTTAGCTTATTGACG ATAATGAGCATGCAGGCAGCAGGATTTAAAACTCTGGCTCACGGATTGCACACCAAGTGCAGGAATGCAATCTATCCGGGAACACAGGTGATGCGACTTGCCGTATCAGATAACAGGGTCCCTTGGAGTGCAGCGTGGCCAGAATATAACCCCCCTTCTTTGAGCCTTCACAAATCACAGCCCTGGGCTGATATGGATATCGG TGCTAAAGACTTTTCTCCGCGATGGAATGCACTCGACGGCAAAGTGGACCGCAGCAGTCACGAAGGCCCGTACGAGGTCAGAGGTGGGGTCCCTCTGAACCCACACGGGAGGACAGGGCTGGCGGGACGAGGACGGCTCGGTCGATGGGGACCAAATCATGCAGCAGACCCCATCGTCACAAG GTGGAAGAGAGACGTACACGGAAACGTCGTCCACCATGATATCACTCAGCTTCCTGTCCTGCAATTTGTTGCTGTTGCACGCAAAGATTGTGGGGAATGGGCTATCCCAGGG GGTATGGTGGATCCTGGCGAGTTGGCATCTTCTACTCTCAGGAGAGAGTTTTGTGAAGAGTCCCTCAACAGCCTCTCTTTGACAGCCCAACAGAGACAGGAGCTGGAGCAGAGTCTCACTCAATTCTTCACCAATGGCACGCAG GTATACAAAGGTTACGTTGATGATCCGCGCAACACCGACAATTCCTGGATGGAGACGATAGCCTGCAACTTCCACGATGAAGACGTGACGAGCCGACTCGCCCTTCAGGCCGGTGACGATGCGGCCCGAGTCCGGTGGACCGACATCGAGGCCTGCCTTCCACTTTACGCCTCCCACACTGAACTCGTGCACAGGGTCGTGCAGATTCACGCGGCACACTGGTGA